A section of the Polyangium spumosum genome encodes:
- the tssE gene encoding type VI secretion system baseplate subunit TssE — MAASLLTRIAHAANPHSLERHTWKDQDLEQAVIAHLSRMLNTRQGSSLTCPDYGLIEVSEMLHDFPDAIGIVQRAIKNSIQQYEPRLKNVQVRHIKNEVLGTMYLEFEITGQLHYPDGRRSGLRFSTSVDGSGNVKIG, encoded by the coding sequence ATGGCAGCATCGCTGCTCACGCGCATCGCCCACGCGGCCAATCCGCACTCGCTGGAGAGGCATACGTGGAAGGATCAGGATCTCGAGCAGGCCGTGATCGCGCACCTCTCGCGGATGCTGAACACGCGGCAGGGCAGCTCCCTCACCTGCCCGGATTATGGGCTGATCGAGGTGTCGGAGATGCTGCACGACTTCCCGGACGCCATCGGGATCGTGCAGCGCGCCATCAAGAACAGCATCCAGCAGTACGAGCCGCGCCTGAAGAACGTGCAGGTCCGGCACATCAAGAACGAGGTCTTGGGGACCATGTACCTCGAGTTCGAGATCACGGGGCAGCTGCACTACCCGGACGGACGACGTTCGGGGCTTCGGTTCAGCACCTCGGTGGATGGGAGCGGCAACGTCAAGATCGGCTGA
- the tssF gene encoding type VI secretion system baseplate subunit TssF codes for MFNKYYQDELSYLRELGREFAQAYPAIAPMLAERGADPDVERLLEGVAFLTGKIRQKLDDELPEVIHSVASLLFPHYLRQIPSTSIVEFTPLPNVVREKLIVARHAEVGSVPVDGVSCRFRTTQDVELLPLTVEDVRVETGAQLAQSLRIEVKVTGGAALAALALSKIRFYIHGERRLQDDVRVWLGAHVDSIALCSVDAAGRDTTLATLPARNVKLVGFDEDEALIPYPPTVYPGFRLLQEYFTLPQKFAFFEVQGLEVMPADKLTDRFAILIQFKDGLPAGTRLSKDNFRLFCSPVVNLFEHSSDPIKPDPSKYEYLARPAGSTPVAYELYSIESVIGIARRTSQRVKIPPFFSFEHELDPEASARGVFYQTHIKPASVGDGIDIYVSFGSAQDGAAIPEFDVISIEATCTNRRLPAQLKVGDLRVPTATSPAVASFTNVTGVTAPLPPPMGRELQWRVLSHMAMSYRSITELDVLRSMLEIYNFPALVDRQAARANQLRMQAIKSIRVRPTDRLYRGAPVRGVATEIELDEGGFAGEGEMYLFASILNEMLASYVSLNSFTQLSVTGTNTRVVYRWDPKSGSLNLI; via the coding sequence ATGTTCAACAAGTACTACCAGGACGAGCTATCCTACCTGCGCGAGCTCGGGCGCGAGTTCGCGCAGGCGTACCCCGCGATCGCGCCGATGCTCGCCGAGCGCGGGGCGGACCCAGACGTCGAGCGGCTGCTCGAGGGCGTCGCGTTCCTGACGGGGAAGATCCGGCAGAAGCTCGATGACGAGCTGCCCGAGGTCATCCACTCGGTCGCGTCGCTGCTCTTCCCGCACTACCTGCGGCAGATCCCGTCGACGTCGATCGTGGAGTTCACGCCGCTGCCGAACGTGGTGCGCGAGAAGCTCATCGTCGCGAGGCACGCCGAGGTCGGGTCGGTGCCGGTCGACGGGGTCTCGTGTCGATTCCGCACGACGCAGGACGTGGAGCTCTTGCCGCTCACCGTGGAGGACGTGCGCGTCGAGACGGGCGCGCAGCTCGCGCAGTCGCTGCGCATCGAGGTGAAGGTGACGGGCGGCGCGGCCCTGGCGGCGCTCGCGCTCTCGAAGATCCGCTTCTACATCCACGGCGAGCGCAGGCTCCAGGACGACGTCCGCGTCTGGCTCGGCGCGCACGTCGACTCCATCGCGCTCTGCTCGGTCGACGCCGCGGGCCGCGACACCACGCTCGCGACGCTCCCCGCGCGCAACGTGAAGCTCGTCGGGTTCGACGAGGACGAGGCGCTGATCCCCTACCCGCCCACGGTTTACCCGGGCTTCCGCCTCTTGCAGGAGTACTTCACGCTCCCGCAGAAGTTCGCCTTCTTCGAGGTCCAGGGCCTCGAGGTGATGCCCGCGGACAAACTCACGGACAGGTTCGCGATCCTGATCCAGTTCAAGGACGGTCTGCCCGCGGGGACGCGGCTCTCGAAGGACAACTTCCGGCTCTTCTGCTCGCCGGTCGTGAACCTTTTCGAGCACTCGAGTGATCCGATCAAGCCGGATCCGAGCAAGTACGAGTACCTCGCTCGGCCCGCGGGCTCGACGCCGGTGGCCTACGAGCTCTACAGCATCGAGAGCGTGATCGGCATCGCGCGACGCACGAGCCAGCGCGTGAAGATCCCGCCGTTCTTCTCGTTCGAGCACGAGCTCGATCCCGAGGCCTCGGCGCGCGGCGTCTTCTACCAGACGCACATCAAGCCTGCGTCGGTCGGCGACGGCATCGACATCTACGTCTCGTTCGGCTCGGCGCAGGACGGCGCGGCGATCCCGGAGTTCGACGTCATCAGCATCGAGGCGACGTGCACGAACCGGCGCCTGCCCGCGCAGCTCAAGGTCGGCGATCTGCGCGTGCCGACGGCGACGTCGCCTGCGGTCGCGAGCTTCACGAACGTCACGGGCGTGACCGCGCCCTTGCCTCCGCCGATGGGCCGCGAGCTGCAGTGGCGCGTGCTCTCGCACATGGCGATGAGTTATCGATCGATCACGGAGCTCGACGTGCTCCGGTCGATGCTGGAGATCTACAACTTCCCCGCGCTCGTCGATCGTCAGGCGGCGCGGGCGAACCAGCTCCGCATGCAGGCGATCAAGTCGATCCGCGTCCGCCCCACGGATCGGCTCTACCGCGGCGCGCCCGTGCGCGGCGTGGCGACGGAGATCGAGCTCGACGAGGGGGGCTTCGCGGGTGAAGGCGAGATGTACCTCTTCGCGAGCATCCTCAACGAGATGCTGGCGTCGTACGTCTCGCTCAACTCCTTCACGCAGCTCAGCGTCACCGGGACCAACACGCGCGTGGTTTATCGATGGGACCCGAAGAGCGGCAGCCTGAACCTGATCTGA
- the tssG gene encoding type VI secretion system baseplate subunit TssG: MGPEERQPEPDLSGGAAPDAAFAPSPDPERQAKAAIAAKMAELEHSARRYSFFRLVYILERLFPGSAPVGQLGPVANERIRLRADTSLIFASTDVSELKSTKYPDEVDRARITAGFLGLYGSVSPLPTYYVEDLAQDDYQGGPQPKREFLDVFNHRLLSLFYRAFTKYRHSVGYRRKGDDPFTRRLLCAAGVDGFREHKSPLHRFLYLRYAPLLATKSRSARGLEVVLKDIFGSMGVDIEQFVGHWTLLEKPLRNKMGVANHQLGESLTIGRWVYDGTGRFKIKLGPLKYDEYISFLPGGSNRAILKATVDTLTRGACDAMLELHVATEDAPRFQLASPRASTLARTTWLGGPVGQNFVIEVPLNDKPQKTGQGDDEEEERLDPPPLPY; encoded by the coding sequence ATGGGACCCGAAGAGCGGCAGCCTGAACCTGATCTGAGCGGCGGGGCGGCCCCCGACGCAGCGTTCGCGCCGTCGCCCGATCCGGAGCGGCAGGCGAAGGCGGCGATCGCGGCCAAGATGGCCGAGCTCGAGCACAGCGCCCGTCGCTACTCGTTCTTCCGGCTGGTCTACATCCTCGAGCGCCTCTTCCCGGGCAGCGCGCCCGTGGGCCAGCTCGGGCCCGTCGCGAACGAGCGCATCCGCCTGCGCGCGGACACGAGCTTGATCTTCGCGTCGACGGACGTGAGCGAGCTCAAGAGCACGAAGTACCCCGACGAGGTCGATCGCGCGCGTATCACCGCGGGCTTCCTCGGGCTCTACGGCTCGGTCTCGCCGCTGCCGACGTATTACGTCGAGGACCTCGCGCAGGACGACTACCAGGGTGGTCCGCAGCCGAAGCGCGAGTTCCTCGACGTCTTCAACCATCGCCTGCTGTCGCTCTTTTATCGAGCGTTCACGAAGTACCGGCACTCGGTCGGTTACCGGAGGAAGGGCGACGATCCGTTCACGCGGCGCCTGCTCTGCGCGGCGGGCGTCGATGGATTCCGCGAGCACAAGAGCCCGCTGCATCGGTTCTTGTACCTTCGTTACGCGCCGCTGCTCGCGACGAAGAGCCGCAGCGCGCGTGGGCTCGAGGTGGTGCTGAAGGACATCTTCGGCAGCATGGGCGTGGACATCGAGCAGTTCGTCGGTCACTGGACGCTGCTCGAGAAGCCGCTGCGCAACAAGATGGGCGTGGCGAACCATCAGCTCGGCGAGAGCCTGACGATCGGCCGCTGGGTCTACGACGGGACGGGGCGCTTCAAGATCAAGCTCGGGCCGCTGAAGTACGACGAGTACATCTCGTTTTTGCCCGGCGGCTCGAACCGAGCGATCCTCAAGGCCACGGTCGACACGCTCACGCGCGGCGCATGCGACGCGATGCTGGAGCTGCACGTGGCGACGGAGGACGCGCCCCGCTTCCAGCTCGCGTCTCCCCGCGCCTCCACGCTCGCGCGCACGACGTGGCTCGGCGGGCCGGTCGGTCAAAACTTCGTGATCGAAGTACCGCTGAACGACAAACCGCAGAAGACCGGCCAGGGCGACGACGAAGAGGAAGAACGCCTCGACCCGCCGCCGCTTCCCTACTAG
- a CDS encoding FHA domain-containing protein: protein MKPCPSCQWMLKDTDTVCNMCGASVGGGAGAPAPPPPMGGSGAYAPPGPPGMGGGYPAPPPKINPGGMAAPPPVTPGAYPPPPMAGGGMGAASAFSSGDVDDSPMRSPWAREAPKPAPQQPMGAPPGMPAAPSFGTPPPGGGMPFGNAPLAAPPMGPPQVPSFANPPMAQPMAQPMAQPMAQPMAQPMAQPAPTFNQGMAAPPMAQMAAPQMAAPQMAVPQMGPPPMVAPAMMPQAVGGMPAAPPRLTGPGQLGGVAPPPMVAPPPMVTPGGLGGGVAPPPVVAPQMVSPGSLSGPAAAPPVVTPSGQRVLVGFLVTFQNDPSGSFWPIHSGRTQLGRSGGDSGVDIAVSDGSTSSRHATIHADPATGQAFVEDDNSRNGTFLNEQKLVPGDRRQLRDNDRLRLGSTTFVVKLLVS, encoded by the coding sequence ATGAAGCCCTGTCCTAGCTGTCAGTGGATGCTCAAGGACACGGACACGGTCTGCAACATGTGCGGAGCGTCCGTGGGAGGAGGGGCGGGAGCGCCGGCGCCGCCGCCTCCGATGGGTGGATCGGGGGCCTACGCGCCTCCGGGGCCGCCGGGGATGGGCGGCGGCTACCCCGCGCCTCCGCCGAAGATCAACCCCGGCGGGATGGCGGCGCCGCCGCCCGTCACGCCCGGGGCCTATCCGCCGCCGCCCATGGCAGGAGGCGGGATGGGCGCGGCGAGCGCGTTCTCGTCGGGCGACGTCGACGACAGCCCGATGCGCTCGCCCTGGGCGCGTGAGGCCCCGAAGCCCGCGCCGCAGCAGCCGATGGGCGCGCCGCCCGGGATGCCCGCGGCCCCGTCGTTCGGGACGCCGCCGCCCGGCGGCGGGATGCCGTTCGGCAACGCGCCGCTCGCAGCGCCGCCGATGGGTCCGCCGCAGGTGCCCTCGTTCGCCAATCCGCCGATGGCGCAGCCGATGGCGCAGCCGATGGCGCAACCGATGGCGCAGCCGATGGCGCAACCGATGGCGCAGCCCGCGCCGACGTTCAACCAGGGCATGGCCGCGCCGCCGATGGCGCAGATGGCCGCGCCGCAGATGGCCGCGCCGCAGATGGCGGTGCCGCAGATGGGCCCGCCGCCGATGGTCGCGCCGGCGATGATGCCGCAGGCCGTGGGCGGCATGCCGGCCGCGCCGCCGCGCCTGACGGGGCCGGGTCAGCTCGGCGGGGTCGCGCCGCCGCCGATGGTCGCGCCGCCGCCGATGGTGACGCCGGGCGGGCTCGGTGGCGGGGTCGCGCCGCCGCCGGTGGTCGCGCCGCAGATGGTCTCGCCGGGCTCGCTCTCGGGCCCCGCGGCCGCGCCGCCGGTGGTGACGCCGTCGGGGCAACGCGTGCTCGTGGGTTTTCTGGTGACGTTCCAGAACGACCCGAGCGGCAGCTTCTGGCCGATCCACAGCGGCCGCACGCAGCTCGGCCGGAGCGGCGGCGACAGCGGCGTGGACATCGCGGTCTCCGACGGCAGCACGTCGTCGAGGCACGCCACGATCCACGCGGATCCCGCGACGGGCCAGGCGTTCGTCGAGGACGACAACTCGCGCAACGGCACCTTCCTGAACGAGCAGAAGCTCGTGCCCGGCGATCGCCGCCAGCTCCGCGACAACGATCGGCTGCGCCTCGGCAGCACGACGTTTGTCGTCAAACTACTCGTGTCCTGA
- the lon gene encoding endopeptidase La has product MSEKKNPPSQPRSEEEVVFGDELPVLPIRNAVLFPGAVAPFDVGREKSVALVEDVDNLPGPVIAIFAQRDPSTDDPAAEDLYPVGCAARVLKALKHSSGNYSLILQGLTRIRLEGVVTMSPYMKAKIRRIDEPATEDVEAEALAMSLRDIAKQVIQLMPELPREAGSLIDSIQAPGALADLVAANLDAPVEEKAQLIETVDVKERIRKVLRLLTRQLEILKMRERINSQIKEEMGKNQREYVLRQQLKAIKEELGEDDGDQGDLDGLEDRIAKANLPTEAETVAKKQLKRLRTMQVGSAEYTVVRTYLDWILDIPWTQSTTDNLDISAVRKVLDEDHYGLEKVKKRILEYLAVRKLKQDKKGPILCLLGPPGVGKTSLGRSIARALGRKFHRVSLGGVHDEAAIRGHRRTYVGALPGQIIQGMKKAGTVNPVFMMDEVDKIGHDFRGDPSAALLEVLDPEQNNTFADHYLEIPYDLSHVMFVATANTADPIPPPLRDRMEILEIPGYTRREKLAIARQHLLPKQLSDHGLSQEQLEVTDRALEEIIDRYTREAGVRSLERQIASVIRGVAVKVAEGETQKRRVDNEDDLHEFLGAPKYTSEVAERTADTGVATGLAWTSVGGEILFIEATRMYGTGKLQLTGQLGDVMKESAQAALSFVRTNALKYGIPKDFLDKSDLHIHIPAGAMPKDGPSAGVTMFTALVSLLTGLKVRHDVAMTGEITLRGRVLPIGGLKEKVLAAHRAGIKRIIVPERNRADLEEVPKEVVDELQFFFVSRMEQVLEAALESMPQPTPEGTEEARDGEKKDAEKQPTASSN; this is encoded by the coding sequence ATGTCGGAAAAGAAAAACCCGCCGAGTCAGCCGCGTTCCGAGGAGGAGGTGGTCTTCGGCGACGAGCTCCCGGTCCTCCCCATTCGCAACGCCGTGCTGTTCCCGGGAGCCGTCGCGCCGTTCGACGTGGGCCGTGAGAAGTCCGTCGCGCTCGTCGAAGACGTCGACAACCTGCCCGGGCCGGTGATCGCGATCTTCGCGCAGCGTGATCCGTCGACGGACGATCCCGCGGCCGAGGATCTCTACCCGGTCGGTTGTGCCGCGCGTGTCCTCAAGGCGCTCAAGCACAGCTCGGGCAACTACTCGCTCATCCTGCAGGGGCTGACGCGGATCCGTCTCGAGGGCGTCGTGACGATGTCGCCGTACATGAAGGCGAAGATCCGCCGCATCGACGAGCCCGCGACGGAGGACGTCGAGGCCGAGGCGCTGGCGATGAGCCTGCGCGACATCGCCAAGCAGGTCATCCAGCTCATGCCGGAGCTGCCGCGCGAGGCGGGCTCGCTCATCGACTCGATCCAGGCGCCCGGCGCGCTCGCGGATCTCGTGGCGGCGAACCTCGACGCGCCCGTCGAGGAGAAGGCGCAGCTCATCGAGACCGTGGACGTGAAGGAGCGCATCCGCAAGGTCCTGCGCCTGCTCACGCGCCAGCTCGAGATCCTCAAGATGCGCGAGCGCATCAACTCCCAGATCAAGGAGGAGATGGGCAAGAACCAGCGCGAGTACGTGCTCCGCCAGCAGCTCAAGGCGATCAAGGAGGAGCTCGGCGAGGACGACGGCGATCAGGGCGATCTCGACGGCCTTGAGGACCGCATCGCGAAGGCGAACCTGCCGACCGAGGCGGAGACCGTCGCGAAGAAGCAGCTCAAGCGCCTGCGCACGATGCAGGTCGGCTCGGCCGAGTACACGGTGGTCCGGACGTACCTCGACTGGATCCTCGACATCCCGTGGACGCAGTCGACGACGGACAACCTCGACATCTCCGCGGTGCGCAAGGTCCTCGACGAGGATCACTACGGCCTCGAGAAGGTGAAGAAGCGCATCCTCGAGTACCTCGCGGTGCGCAAGCTGAAGCAGGACAAGAAGGGACCGATCCTCTGCCTGCTCGGGCCTCCCGGCGTCGGCAAGACCTCGCTCGGGCGCAGCATCGCGCGCGCGCTGGGTCGGAAGTTCCACCGCGTCTCGCTCGGCGGCGTGCACGACGAGGCGGCGATCCGCGGCCACCGGCGCACCTACGTCGGCGCGCTGCCGGGGCAAATCATCCAGGGCATGAAGAAGGCGGGGACCGTGAACCCGGTCTTCATGATGGATGAGGTCGACAAGATCGGGCACGACTTCCGCGGCGACCCGTCCGCGGCGCTGCTCGAGGTGCTCGACCCGGAGCAGAACAACACGTTCGCCGATCACTACCTCGAGATCCCGTACGACCTGTCGCACGTGATGTTCGTGGCCACGGCGAACACGGCCGACCCCATCCCGCCGCCTCTGCGTGATCGTATGGAGATCCTCGAGATCCCCGGCTACACGCGCCGTGAAAAACTCGCGATCGCGCGGCAGCACCTCCTGCCGAAGCAGCTCTCGGATCACGGGCTCTCGCAGGAGCAGCTCGAGGTCACCGATCGCGCGCTCGAGGAGATCATCGATCGTTACACGCGCGAGGCGGGCGTCCGCTCCCTCGAGCGCCAGATCGCGAGCGTCATCCGCGGCGTCGCGGTGAAGGTCGCCGAGGGCGAGACGCAGAAGCGCCGCGTCGACAACGAGGACGACCTGCACGAGTTCCTCGGCGCCCCGAAGTACACGAGCGAGGTCGCCGAGCGCACGGCGGACACGGGCGTGGCCACGGGCCTCGCGTGGACGAGCGTGGGCGGCGAGATCCTCTTCATCGAGGCGACGCGCATGTACGGCACGGGCAAGCTCCAGCTCACGGGGCAGCTCGGCGACGTCATGAAGGAGAGCGCGCAGGCGGCGCTGTCGTTCGTCCGGACGAATGCCCTGAAGTACGGCATCCCGAAGGACTTCCTCGACAAGAGCGACCTGCACATCCACATCCCCGCGGGCGCGATGCCGAAGGACGGCCCGAGCGCGGGCGTGACGATGTTCACCGCCCTCGTCTCGCTCCTGACGGGCCTCAAGGTCCGGCACGACGTGGCGATGACGGGCGAGATCACGCTGCGTGGTCGTGTCCTGCCGATCGGCGGCCTCAAGGAGAAGGTGCTCGCGGCGCACCGCGCGGGGATCAAGCGCATCATCGTCCCCGAGCGCAACCGCGCGGACCTCGAGGAGGTGCCGAAGGAGGTCGTCGACGAGCTGCAGTTCTTCTTCGTGAGCCGCATGGAGCAGGTGCTCGAGGCGGCCCTCGAGTCGATGCCGCAGCCGACGCCGGAGGGGACCGAAGAGGCCCGCGACGGCGAGAAGAAGGACGCCGAGAAGCAACCCACGGCCAGCAGCAACTGA
- a CDS encoding formylglycine-generating enzyme family protein yields the protein MLDPVVATLSLAALLLHVPAAPSLDPGPSPACPSDMRLVVGAHFDEVQHLCTDPRKDAKTTHCFAYFEDLTAEEGTRTDIRVCMDQFEAPNRRGARPLVMQSFRMAERWCGERGKRVCTEQEWELACEGGERRPLAYGWAVNRTQCNSDKAWRPFDARALAAGGESERKELAKLWQGATSGSYLGCVSPFGIYDMMGNVEEWVATRPGRKYPGALMGGFWAKPWTGCRGTNDAHEPTFEFYETGFRCCADPKKSED from the coding sequence TTGCTCGATCCGGTCGTCGCGACGTTGTCCCTCGCTGCTCTCCTGCTGCACGTCCCCGCAGCGCCTTCCCTCGATCCCGGCCCGAGCCCCGCGTGCCCGAGCGACATGCGCCTCGTCGTCGGGGCACATTTCGACGAGGTCCAGCACCTCTGCACCGATCCCCGCAAGGACGCGAAGACCACGCATTGCTTCGCGTACTTCGAGGACCTGACGGCGGAGGAAGGGACGCGGACGGACATCCGCGTCTGCATGGATCAATTCGAGGCGCCGAACCGGCGCGGCGCGCGTCCGCTCGTGATGCAGTCGTTCCGCATGGCCGAGCGCTGGTGTGGTGAGCGGGGCAAGCGTGTCTGCACCGAGCAGGAGTGGGAGCTCGCCTGCGAGGGCGGAGAGCGCAGGCCACTCGCGTACGGCTGGGCGGTGAACCGGACGCAATGCAACAGTGACAAAGCGTGGCGCCCGTTCGACGCGCGGGCGCTCGCTGCGGGCGGCGAATCGGAGAGGAAGGAGCTCGCGAAGCTCTGGCAAGGCGCGACGAGCGGCTCGTACCTCGGCTGCGTCTCGCCGTTCGGCATCTACGACATGATGGGCAACGTCGAGGAGTGGGTGGCGACGCGGCCAGGACGCAAATACCCCGGCGCGCTGATGGGCGGCTTCTGGGCGAAGCCGTGGACGGGCTGCCGCGGGACGAACGACGCGCACGAGCCGACGTTCGAGTTCTACGAGACGGGCTTCCGCTGCTGCGCGGATCCGAAAAAGAGTGAGGACTAA